One part of the Coffea eugenioides isolate CCC68of chromosome 10, Ceug_1.0, whole genome shotgun sequence genome encodes these proteins:
- the LOC113748994 gene encoding uncharacterized protein LOC113748994 isoform X1: MQSLNGSSSRPEMDRTGSLLSELSVEKEKHPSNSDDTTATLLESQETESESTQWTDEKHSSYLNSMEASFVNQLYDSLDTLGGFSQQESLSEPKNWGQMNDGVATPSGQFKVFKDGSWARVNFSNYRREMARPKQAQKSDPVLANPWIQHYRSSCRHQTRTFQGQAPVSTTANPTAFPFGCQDSMGSNTEMTDQNFADEDSEEEKKSRKRRQKCRKKSAATASSNDQVVPHGKLSLIDDHSKVHSSQKECKPPQTQC; encoded by the exons ATGCAAAGCTTAAATGGTTCTTCATCAAGGCCAGAAATGGACCGAACGGGGTCGCTATTGTCGGAGCTGAgcgttgaaaaagaaaaacatccCTCGAATTCTGATGATACAACCGCAACTTTGCTG GAATCTCAAGAAACAGAATCAGAATCCACACAGTGGACAGACGAGAAACACAGCTCGTATCTTAATTCGATGGAGGCCTCATTTGTTAACCAGTTGTATGATTCGTTGGATACATTGGGTGGTTTCTCCCAACAAGAATCCTTGTCAGAACCTAAAAACTGGGGGCAAATGAATGATGGTGTTGCTACTCCTTCTGGCCAG TTCAAGGTTTTCAAAGATGGCTCTTGGGCAAGAGTCAATTTCAGCAATTACAGGAGAGAAATGGCACGACCAAAGCAAGCACAGAAATCTGACCCTGTTTTGGCAAATCCCTGGATTCAACATTACAGGTCCTCGTGCAGGCACCAGACCAGAACCTTCCAAGGACAAGCTCCTGTATCTACTACTGCCAATCCAACTGCGTTTCCGTTTGGCTGCCAAGATTCTATGGGCAGCAATACAG AGATGACTGATCAAAACTTTGCTGACGAGGATTctgaagaagagaagaaaagcaGAAAACGCCgccaaaaatgcagaaaaaagTCAGCAGCCACTGCTTCATCCAATGATCAA GTCGTACCTCATGGAAAGTTATCTCTTATAGATGATCATTCCAAGGTTCATAGTTCCCAAAAAGA ATGTAAACCTCCTCAAACCCAGTGCTGA
- the LOC113748994 gene encoding uncharacterized protein LOC113748994 isoform X2 codes for MQSLNGSSSRPEMDRTGSLLSELSVEKEKHPSNSDDTTATLLESQETESESTQWTDEKHSSYLNSMEASFVNQLYDSLDTLGGFSQQESLSEPKNWGQMNDGVATPSGQFKVFKDGSWARVNFSNYRREMARPKQAQKSDPVLANPWIQHYRSSCRHQTRTFQGQAPVSTTANPTAFPFGCQDSMGSNTEMTDQNFADEDSEEEKKSRKRRQKCRKKSAATASSNDQM; via the exons ATGCAAAGCTTAAATGGTTCTTCATCAAGGCCAGAAATGGACCGAACGGGGTCGCTATTGTCGGAGCTGAgcgttgaaaaagaaaaacatccCTCGAATTCTGATGATACAACCGCAACTTTGCTG GAATCTCAAGAAACAGAATCAGAATCCACACAGTGGACAGACGAGAAACACAGCTCGTATCTTAATTCGATGGAGGCCTCATTTGTTAACCAGTTGTATGATTCGTTGGATACATTGGGTGGTTTCTCCCAACAAGAATCCTTGTCAGAACCTAAAAACTGGGGGCAAATGAATGATGGTGTTGCTACTCCTTCTGGCCAG TTCAAGGTTTTCAAAGATGGCTCTTGGGCAAGAGTCAATTTCAGCAATTACAGGAGAGAAATGGCACGACCAAAGCAAGCACAGAAATCTGACCCTGTTTTGGCAAATCCCTGGATTCAACATTACAGGTCCTCGTGCAGGCACCAGACCAGAACCTTCCAAGGACAAGCTCCTGTATCTACTACTGCCAATCCAACTGCGTTTCCGTTTGGCTGCCAAGATTCTATGGGCAGCAATACAG AGATGACTGATCAAAACTTTGCTGACGAGGATTctgaagaagagaagaaaagcaGAAAACGCCgccaaaaatgcagaaaaaagTCAGCAGCCACTGCTTCATCCAATGATCAA ATGTAA